Within the Enterobacter bugandensis genome, the region ACGGGAAAGATCACAGGAACCCGCAAGCACTCGGCTGTGCTAATTCAAAAAGAGTTTGATAGTTCATCCCCCTACCTCTATAAAGCCGTAGCCACTGGTCAGACGCTAAAATCTGCTGAGTTCAAATGGTACAAGATCAACGACGCAGGACAGGAAGCGGAATACTTCAACTTCCTGCTTGAAGGCGTAAAAGTTGTCGGCGTTTCGCCAGTGATGCACGACACCAAAGATCCGACCAAAGAGAAGCATACCCACCTTGAGTGCGTAGAACTTCGTTATGAAAAAATCACATGGAAATACTGCGATGGTAACGTGCAGTTCACCGATGCATGGAATGAGAGAGCGCAAGCGTGAGATACCCAACATTAGCGGTATCGCCTCACCCGCCGTTTGATGTGTCCTCTTTCGCCCCGCCAGGCGTGAATATCGTCAGTAATATGATGATGGCTCGCTTTCATCGTGGCCCGTCAGCCCTCACCTATGCATGGTTTTATCAGCAGGTAAGAGGGCATGGACCATGGGATTACAAACAGCGCGATAGACAGTTC harbors:
- a CDS encoding Hcp family type VI secretion system effector, which encodes MAIPAYLWLKDDGGADIKGSVDVQDREGSIEITGFSHNLSIPTDGMTGKITGTRKHSAVLIQKEFDSSSPYLYKAVATGQTLKSAEFKWYKINDAGQEAEYFNFLLEGVKVVGVSPVMHDTKDPTKEKHTHLECVELRYEKITWKYCDGNVQFTDAWNERAQA